A stretch of Rhizobium glycinendophyticum DNA encodes these proteins:
- a CDS encoding ion channel — protein MASETDGTSSTPLRQRLARLYYGRDTAAIRFQFALMVIDMAIIAFFLAGPYLRDRPSYLILDYAIAAWIAVEISAQWAASRTTRGFLMRPMTWVDLFVLGTLLFPQWLFNFAFLRVARIWAVAQRPVFKLMLKRLGLKEQTDVVTAFINLFVFLFLVTGFVYSFFFYREDAGTGFIDALYFTVATVTTTGFGDITLPGTFGKLTSIVTMIIGISLFVRLAQAIVRPYKVTFPCPECGLQRHDADAVHCKACGHVLNIPDDGL, from the coding sequence ATGGCATCCGAAACTGACGGCACATCATCAACCCCTCTCCGCCAGCGGCTCGCCCGCCTCTACTACGGCCGCGACACCGCCGCCATCCGCTTCCAGTTCGCCCTGATGGTGATCGATATGGCGATCATCGCCTTCTTCCTGGCGGGCCCCTATCTGCGCGACCGGCCGAGTTATCTGATCCTCGACTATGCCATCGCCGCCTGGATCGCAGTCGAGATCTCGGCGCAATGGGCGGCGTCGCGCACGACGCGCGGCTTCCTGATGCGGCCGATGACGTGGGTCGATCTCTTCGTGCTCGGCACGCTGCTCTTTCCGCAATGGCTGTTCAACTTCGCCTTCCTGCGCGTGGCGCGGATCTGGGCCGTCGCCCAGAGACCGGTCTTCAAGCTGATGTTGAAAAGACTGGGGCTGAAGGAACAGACGGATGTCGTCACGGCCTTCATCAACCTCTTTGTCTTCCTCTTCCTGGTGACCGGTTTCGTCTACAGCTTCTTCTTCTACCGCGAAGACGCCGGCACCGGCTTTATCGATGCGTTGTATTTCACCGTAGCGACGGTGACGACGACAGGCTTCGGCGACATCACGCTTCCCGGCACCTTCGGCAAGCTCACCTCGATCGTCACCATGATCATCGGCATCTCGCTCTTCGTCCGTCTCGCCCAGGCGATCGTGCGTCCCTACAAGGTCACATTTCCCTGTCCCGAATGCGGGTTGCAGCGCCACGACGCCGACGCTGTGCACTGCAAGGCCTGCGGCCATGTTCTGAACATCCCTGACGACGGATTGTGA
- the aac(6') gene encoding aminoglycoside 6'-N-acetyltransferase — protein MTRWLVRVAGAADLDGWGSLRHSLWPHLSPDGHREEVEAALAEPDRLVAFLCFDGAGQAVGLAEASLRSDYVNGCETSPVAFLEGIVVAPALRRQGIARALTSAVCDWARSKGVREIASDADIGNSASHAMHEALGFEETQRVVYFRRPL, from the coding sequence ATGACGAGGTGGCTGGTGCGCGTGGCAGGTGCTGCGGATCTCGACGGCTGGGGATCCCTGCGCCACAGTCTGTGGCCGCATCTTTCGCCCGATGGCCATCGCGAGGAAGTCGAGGCTGCACTTGCAGAGCCTGACAGGCTTGTCGCCTTCCTTTGTTTCGATGGCGCCGGTCAGGCGGTGGGATTGGCCGAGGCAAGTTTGCGTTCCGATTATGTGAACGGCTGCGAGACCTCGCCGGTTGCCTTTCTGGAGGGGATCGTCGTCGCTCCCGCCCTCAGGCGGCAGGGTATCGCGCGGGCGTTGACTTCCGCCGTCTGTGACTGGGCGCGATCCAAGGGAGTGCGCGAAATCGCGTCCGACGCCGATATCGGTAACTCCGCCTCTCATGCGATGCACGAAGCGCTCGGTTTCGAGGAGACCCAGCGGGTCGTCTATTTCCGTCGACCGCTATAA
- a CDS encoding alpha-glucosidase family protein, which produces MAKAAAKSLRPSSSNWWRGAVIYQVYPRSFQDTDGDGIGDIKGIIARLPYIASLGVDAIWLSPFFTSPQADMGYDVSDYCDVDPMFGTLADFDAMMAEAKRLGLKVIIDQVISHTSDQHPWFKESRTSRDNAKADWFVWAAAKPDGTAPNNWLSVFGGPAWEWDGVRKQYYMHNFLASQPDLNFHNREVQDAVLDAVKFWLDRGVDGFRLDTVNYYFHDKELRDNPPHMPDSDDAGLDAPDVNPYGMQSHLYDKTQPENIEFLKRFRALLDQYEDRTTVGEVGDGARSLKTVAAYTSGGDKLHMCYTFDLLGPDFTPSHIRHCVESFQKQVKDGWVCWAFSNHDVTRHVSRFIDKPEERVAVAKLAISVLATLRGSICLYQGEELGLPEAELAFEDLRDPYGIRFWPAFKGRDGCRTPMVWERAKAQAGFSSGKPWLPVPKEHGGLAVDAQEKDKSSVLAHYRAVLAFRKQHPALIDGDMHFLATNEDVLAFTRKKGEEQLLFVFNLRRGPQEIALPHGMTVREAIPMPGLSGQLVDGDIRLGLLDGFCARVT; this is translated from the coding sequence ATGGCCAAAGCCGCCGCGAAATCTCTCCGCCCGAGTTCTTCCAACTGGTGGCGGGGTGCCGTGATCTATCAGGTCTACCCGCGCTCTTTCCAGGATACAGACGGCGACGGGATCGGCGACATCAAGGGCATCATCGCGCGGCTGCCTTACATTGCTTCGCTGGGTGTGGATGCGATCTGGCTCTCACCCTTCTTCACCTCACCTCAGGCCGACATGGGCTACGACGTGTCTGATTACTGCGATGTCGACCCGATGTTCGGCACGCTTGCCGATTTCGATGCGATGATGGCAGAGGCGAAGCGGCTGGGGCTGAAGGTGATCATTGACCAGGTGATCTCGCACACCTCGGACCAGCATCCGTGGTTCAAGGAGAGCCGGACCAGCCGCGACAATGCCAAAGCCGACTGGTTCGTCTGGGCCGCCGCCAAACCCGACGGGACCGCGCCCAACAACTGGCTCTCGGTCTTCGGCGGTCCCGCTTGGGAATGGGACGGGGTGCGCAAGCAGTATTACATGCATAACTTTCTAGCCTCGCAGCCGGACCTCAATTTCCACAATCGCGAGGTCCAGGACGCGGTGCTGGATGCGGTCAAGTTCTGGCTCGACCGGGGCGTTGACGGCTTCCGCCTCGATACAGTGAACTACTATTTCCACGACAAGGAACTGAGGGATAATCCGCCGCACATGCCTGACAGCGACGATGCAGGCCTCGACGCGCCCGACGTCAATCCCTACGGCATGCAGAGCCATCTCTATGACAAGACCCAGCCGGAGAATATCGAGTTCCTGAAGCGGTTCCGGGCGCTGCTCGACCAGTACGAGGATCGCACGACTGTTGGCGAAGTGGGCGACGGGGCGCGCTCGCTGAAGACGGTCGCTGCCTATACCTCCGGCGGCGACAAGCTGCATATGTGCTACACCTTTGACCTGCTGGGGCCGGATTTCACCCCGAGCCATATCCGCCACTGTGTCGAGAGTTTTCAGAAACAGGTGAAGGATGGCTGGGTCTGCTGGGCCTTTTCGAACCATGACGTGACCCGCCATGTCAGCCGTTTCATCGACAAGCCGGAGGAACGGGTGGCCGTCGCCAAGCTCGCGATCTCGGTGCTCGCCACGCTTCGGGGGTCTATCTGCCTCTATCAGGGCGAGGAGCTCGGCCTGCCGGAAGCAGAACTCGCCTTCGAGGATCTGCGCGACCCCTACGGCATCCGCTTCTGGCCGGCCTTCAAGGGGCGGGACGGGTGCCGCACGCCGATGGTTTGGGAGAGGGCCAAGGCGCAGGCGGGCTTTTCGAGCGGCAAACCCTGGCTGCCGGTGCCGAAGGAGCATGGGGGGCTGGCCGTCGACGCGCAGGAGAAGGACAAGTCCTCGGTCCTCGCCCATTATCGGGCGGTGCTCGCCTTCCGAAAACAGCATCCGGCCCTGATCGACGGCGATATGCATTTTCTTGCCACCAACGAGGACGTGCTCGCCTTCACCCGCAAGAAGGGGGAAGAGCAACTGCTTTTCGTCTTCAATCTGAGGCGTGGTCCGCAGGAGATCGCCCTGCCGCACGGCATGACCGTCCGGGAGGCGATCCCCATGCCGGGCTTGAGCGGACAATTGGTGGACGGCGATATCCGGCTCGGCCTGCTCGACGGATTTTGCGCGAGGGTAACATGA
- a CDS encoding glycosyltransferase family 4 protein, translating into MSMPMQSLAPSRLTIVTDAWHPQVNGVVRSIETTNRELKTMGVEVSMVTPEHFASFPMPTYPEIRLSLAWPGQVGRMIAAQRPDYVHIATEGPLGLMARRWCLKNGQPFSTSYHTRFPEYVAARLPVPLTWLYAYVRWFHNRGGACMVATESLRRELTARGIKNLSLWSRGIDTTLFRPRDKTEKPFGLARPIFMTVGRVAVEKNLPAFLDLDLPGSKVVVGDGPARAELQARYPNVHFTGMLHGEALAETYAQADVFVFPSKTDTFGNTILEALASGVPVAAYPVTGPIDIIPAGSNAGALNHDLQIACIAALQASPESARRLAETYSWKAATEQFFDNVVEAKEQRRKRGLRARFGTRPADLTG; encoded by the coding sequence ATGTCGATGCCCATGCAAAGCCTCGCCCCATCCAGACTGACCATCGTCACCGATGCCTGGCACCCGCAGGTGAACGGCGTCGTCCGCTCGATCGAGACGACCAATCGCGAACTGAAGACAATGGGCGTCGAGGTTTCGATGGTGACGCCCGAGCACTTCGCCAGCTTCCCGATGCCGACATACCCGGAAATCCGCCTGTCGCTCGCTTGGCCGGGTCAGGTCGGGCGGATGATCGCAGCCCAGCGCCCGGACTATGTCCACATCGCAACCGAAGGCCCGCTCGGCCTGATGGCCCGCCGCTGGTGCCTGAAAAATGGCCAGCCCTTCTCGACCAGCTATCACACCCGTTTTCCCGAATATGTCGCCGCCCGCCTGCCGGTCCCTCTGACCTGGCTCTATGCCTATGTGCGCTGGTTCCACAACCGCGGCGGCGCCTGCATGGTGGCAACCGAAAGCCTGCGCCGCGAACTGACAGCACGCGGCATCAAGAACCTCAGCCTCTGGAGCCGCGGCATCGACACGACGCTGTTTCGCCCGCGCGACAAGACGGAGAAGCCTTTCGGCTTGGCACGCCCGATCTTCATGACGGTCGGTCGCGTTGCCGTGGAAAAGAACCTGCCGGCCTTCCTCGATCTTGACCTGCCTGGCTCGAAGGTCGTGGTGGGCGACGGCCCCGCGCGCGCCGAACTGCAGGCGCGGTACCCGAATGTGCATTTCACCGGCATGTTGCATGGCGAGGCACTGGCAGAAACCTATGCGCAGGCAGACGTCTTCGTCTTTCCGTCGAAGACTGACACCTTCGGCAACACCATCCTGGAAGCGCTCGCCTCCGGCGTGCCGGTCGCCGCCTATCCGGTGACGGGGCCGATCGACATCATCCCGGCAGGCTCAAACGCCGGTGCCTTGAACCACGACCTGCAAATCGCCTGCATCGCAGCCCTGCAGGCTTCACCCGAAAGCGCCCGCAGACTGGCAGAGACCTATTCCTGGAAGGCCGCGACCGAGCAGTTTTTCGACAACGTTGTTGAAGCCAAGGAGCAGCGCCGCAAGCGGGGCTTGCGTGCCCGCTTCGGCACACGGCCGGCCGATCTCACCGGCTGA